Sequence from the Dehalococcoidales bacterium genome:
TGGAGTTCTTCGTTAAAGCCAACACTTTGTGCAACCAGCTGGGCGTCCATGTGCAGGTACCCTTTCACGCCTTCCAGTGGGCGATACAATTGTACAGGGACGGTATTATTACCAAAGAGGACACCGAAGGATTGGAGATAACGCCGGGCAATGAAGAGGTATTCCTGGAACTGCTGCATAAGATAGCCTACAAGGAAGGCTTCGGCGAGATTTTAGACGGCTATCCTATCCGTTCGGCTGAAAAATTGGGAAGAGGCTCTGACCTGTATATCAGTCACGGCAAAGGCCATACCGACCACGGCTGGACTCGCGGGATGGGTGGCTTACGCTCGGTGCTGGGCAATTCGGTGGCTACTCGTGGCTATGACCATCTCACCGGCGCTCAGTCGCAGACAGTGCCCGGTTCTCGCCGGGAGCACTCTGATGAACACCTGAGAAAACTGGGTGAGGAGCGCTATGGAGACCCCGAGGCATTTTTCAATCCATTTACCCCCGACCCGATAAAGGCGAGAGAGGTATATGATAACGAAATCACCTACGCCCTTTGCGATATGACCGGGGTCTGTCATTTTGCCTCGCACCAGACTTTTATCACTGAAGGCATGCATGATGAAGACTTTGCCCAGGTCATGTCAGCGGCTACCGGAATAGATTTCAGTGTGGAGGACATGAGAAAGGCTGCCGAGCGGAAGAACTTGATGGAGAGAGCCTTCAATGCCCGGGAAGGAATCAGGCGTATTGATGATTACCCGTATCCCTTCCACTATCAGCTAAAACACGGCAAGGAGCACCCCCGCTACGATTACTCCAAATTTGAGTATAATATTGAGGATTTCGATAAGGTGCTTGATGAATACTACCGGCTGCGTGGCTGTGACCTGGAGACCGGGATACCTACCAGGGGGAAACTGGAATCTATCGGGCTTGATGACGTGGCTAACGATTTGGCCGGGCGGGGAATACTGCCCGGATAATAGCAGCTAGTGTAGGGTCTCTTATATATCTTGCCGTGTCAAGGAAGTTGCTGTCATTCCAGCGAAGGCTGGAATCCAGGGGATAGACATGGATTCCGGATCAAGTCCGGAATGACAGAACTGTAAAGACATTTGTAATACACTATACTAGTAACCG
This genomic interval carries:
- a CDS encoding aldehyde ferredoxin oxidoreductase N-terminal domain-containing protein — encoded protein: MTDWYGWAGNILNVDLTSMKVSNEELSPEFAAKYIGGDGFGIRTIYDEVGPEVDPLSPENVVVIGNGPLAGTITPGSSRFDVISKSPLTGIFARSNGSGGFGPEMKFAGYDLIVIRGKAEKPVYLWLNDGRAEIRDAAHLWGKDTWTTDHLIQQELNNSDIHSIKIGPSGENLGFSSAIIGDLGRAAGRMSLAAVWGSKNLKAVAALGNKEVKVARPKEFMELCQSLLDRAKRDPMYTIHTNYGTTGWVSYGFYTKRKAELDAIHEKILSCFGCAYHCRHFNSVKSGKYAGTAGPGFEGGPLGRSLNMAQVDNVEFFVKANTLCNQLGVHVQVPFHAFQWAIQLYRDGIITKEDTEGLEITPGNEEVFLELLHKIAYKEGFGEILDGYPIRSAEKLGRGSDLYISHGKGHTDHGWTRGMGGLRSVLGNSVATRGYDHLTGAQSQTVPGSRREHSDEHLRKLGEERYGDPEAFFNPFTPDPIKAREVYDNEITYALCDMTGVCHFASHQTFITEGMHDEDFAQVMSAATGIDFSVEDMRKAAERKNLMERAFNAREGIRRIDDYPYPFHYQLKHGKEHPRYDYSKFEYNIEDFDKVLDEYYRLRGCDLETGIPTRGKLESIGLDDVANDLAGRGILPG